A genomic region of Photobacterium swingsii contains the following coding sequences:
- a CDS encoding outer membrane lipoprotein — protein MRKLLMLLLIVPLTLTAAPYKRNEARAVNQIVFGQVDSVRYITQQEVINSQHNGWETLLGGVVGGLIGNQFGGGRGREVATAVGVVAGAGYAHNRQNTQQVIQYRLVELLIKSEEGKFIDVIQDVDQSMIFNRGDDVRILYFNDGVRVDKTYP, from the coding sequence ATGAGAAAGTTGTTAATGTTACTGCTAATCGTTCCTCTGACGTTGACAGCGGCCCCTTATAAACGCAATGAAGCCCGCGCCGTGAACCAGATTGTTTTTGGTCAGGTTGATTCGGTCCGTTATATTACTCAGCAAGAGGTGATTAACTCTCAACATAATGGTTGGGAAACGCTACTAGGTGGTGTTGTAGGTGGCTTGATTGGTAACCAGTTTGGTGGTGGACGGGGCCGTGAAGTTGCTACAGCTGTTGGTGTTGTGGCAGGTGCTGGCTACGCGCATAATCGGCAGAATACACAACAGGTGATTCAATATCGTTTGGTTGAGCTGCTGATCAAAAGTGAAGAGGGTAAGTTCATCGATGTTATTCAAGATGTTGATCAAAGCATGATTTTTAATCGTGGTGATGATGTTCGTATTTTGTATTTCAATGATGGGGTACGCGTGGATAAAACTTATCCGTAA
- the trxB gene encoding thioredoxin-disulfide reductase, which produces MSNVRHCNLLILGSGPAGYTAAVYAARANLNPVMITGMQQGGQLTTTTEVENWPGDAEGLTGPALMDRMKEHAEKFETEIIFDHISETDFSQRPFRLKGDNGEYTCDALIISTGASAKYLGLESEEAFKGRGVSACATCDGFFYRNQKVAVVGGGNTAVEEALYLSNIASEVHLIHRRDTFRSEKILIKRLMDKVENGNIILHTDRTLDEVLGDDMGVTAVRIKDTQSDATETIEVMGAFIAIGHQPNTAIFAGQLEMENGYIKVQSGTQGNATQTSVEGVFAAGDVMDHTYRQAITSAGTGCMAALDAERYLDALEEQQ; this is translated from the coding sequence ATGAGTAACGTAAGACACTGTAATCTGCTCATCCTTGGTTCTGGTCCTGCGGGCTATACTGCAGCGGTTTATGCAGCTCGTGCGAACCTTAATCCAGTTATGATCACTGGCATGCAGCAAGGCGGCCAACTGACTACCACAACAGAAGTGGAAAACTGGCCAGGTGATGCAGAAGGCTTAACAGGCCCTGCTTTAATGGATCGCATGAAAGAACATGCTGAAAAGTTTGAGACTGAAATCATTTTTGATCACATAAGTGAAACTGATTTTAGCCAACGCCCTTTCCGCCTTAAGGGTGATAATGGCGAGTACACGTGTGATGCCTTAATCATTTCGACAGGCGCTTCAGCCAAATACCTTGGCCTAGAGTCAGAAGAAGCATTTAAAGGGCGTGGTGTGTCTGCTTGTGCGACCTGTGATGGTTTCTTCTACCGTAATCAAAAAGTTGCCGTTGTGGGTGGTGGTAATACCGCTGTTGAAGAAGCGCTTTACCTGTCAAACATCGCGTCTGAAGTACACCTTATTCACCGCCGTGATACATTCCGCTCTGAAAAAATTCTTATCAAACGCTTAATGGATAAAGTAGAGAACGGTAATATCATTCTTCACACTGACCGCACCCTTGATGAAGTATTAGGTGATGATATGGGTGTAACGGCAGTACGCATTAAAGATACCCAGTCTGACGCGACAGAAACTATCGAAGTCATGGGCGCATTTATTGCTATTGGCCACCAGCCAAATACCGCAATTTTTGCAGGTCAACTTGAAATGGAAAATGGTTACATCAAAGTACAGTCAGGTACACAAGGTAATGCAACACAAACCAGTGTTGAAGGTGTGTTTGCCGCAGGCGATGTGATGGACCATACCTACCGCCAGGCCATTACCTCCGCAGGTACAGGCTGCATGGCCGCGCTCGATGCAGAACGTTACCTCGATGCGCTCGAAGAGCAACAATAA
- the speA gene encoding biosynthetic arginine decarboxylase has translation MSDWSINDARDVYNTPYWGQGYFDINAQGEVIAKPDNLNPNNTVALSQLADELIAKGASLPVLVRFPDILHHRVDSLCSTFNQAIEHYGYQGEYLAVYPIKVNQQDAVVSEILASQYAKQQRQLGLEAGSKPELMAVLAMAQQASSVIVCNGYKDREYIRLALIGEKLGHEVYIVLEKLSELRTVMEEAEALGVRPRLGLRARLSSQGKGKWQASGGEKSKFGLSASQVLTVIKTLGDNAMQDCLQLLHFHLGSQIANIRDVRNGVGEAGRVYAELCKLGAGITTVDVGGGLAVDYEGTRSQSSCSMNYSLREYANNVVYTLGDICKEYDIRMPRIISESGRNLTAHHAVLITDVVGVESYKQESVYPPEATAPLILHNMWNSWQDLKALSDHRSLVEIYHDNQSDLAEVHTQFAMGMLSFTERAWAEQISLRLCYELEKRLSTKNRAHRPLLDEMHERLADKFFVNFSLFQSLPDAWGIDQIFPVLPLSKLDKEPERRAVILDVTCDSDGAIDQYVEGQGIESTLAVPTWTDESPYRLGFFMVGAYQEVLGNMHNLFGDTDTAIVRCNEAGSYDIEQIVRGDSVGDVLRYVHLDSEQFLHQYELMVKQHLPEDQHESILAELAEGLKGYTYLEQ, from the coding sequence ATGAGTGATTGGTCTATCAATGATGCACGCGACGTCTACAACACCCCATATTGGGGCCAAGGCTACTTTGACATTAACGCGCAAGGTGAAGTTATTGCAAAGCCTGACAATCTTAATCCGAACAATACCGTAGCCCTTTCACAATTAGCTGATGAGCTGATAGCTAAAGGTGCATCACTGCCAGTATTAGTTCGTTTTCCTGATATTTTGCATCATCGGGTGGACAGCCTATGTTCAACTTTTAATCAAGCAATTGAACACTATGGCTACCAAGGTGAATACCTTGCGGTTTATCCCATTAAGGTAAACCAGCAAGATGCGGTGGTAAGTGAGATTTTAGCCAGCCAATACGCTAAACAACAGCGTCAATTGGGGCTGGAAGCGGGCAGTAAGCCTGAATTGATGGCTGTGTTAGCTATGGCGCAACAAGCAAGTTCTGTGATTGTTTGTAACGGCTACAAAGACCGTGAATACATCCGCTTAGCCTTAATTGGCGAAAAGCTCGGCCATGAAGTGTATATCGTACTAGAGAAACTGTCTGAACTACGCACCGTAATGGAAGAAGCTGAAGCTCTCGGCGTGAGACCACGTCTAGGTTTACGTGCCCGCCTTTCTTCACAAGGGAAAGGAAAGTGGCAAGCAAGCGGCGGTGAAAAGTCGAAATTCGGTCTATCAGCGTCTCAAGTATTAACCGTCATCAAGACACTCGGCGACAATGCCATGCAAGACTGTTTACAGCTGTTGCATTTCCACCTTGGCTCTCAAATTGCCAACATTCGCGATGTACGCAATGGTGTAGGTGAAGCTGGACGCGTCTATGCGGAACTTTGCAAACTGGGGGCGGGCATTACCACTGTCGATGTTGGTGGTGGCTTAGCGGTGGATTACGAAGGGACACGTAGTCAAAGCAGTTGCTCAATGAATTACAGCCTACGTGAATACGCGAATAATGTGGTTTATACCCTAGGTGACATCTGTAAAGAGTATGACATTCGCATGCCGCGTATCATCTCTGAATCAGGCCGTAACTTAACAGCACATCACGCTGTGTTAATTACGGATGTCGTCGGTGTGGAAAGCTACAAGCAAGAATCCGTATATCCGCCAGAAGCGACTGCACCGCTGATTTTACATAACATGTGGAATTCTTGGCAGGATCTGAAAGCGCTGAGCGATCACCGCTCACTGGTTGAGATTTACCATGATAACCAGAGCGATTTAGCCGAAGTGCATACCCAGTTTGCTATGGGCATGTTGAGCTTCACTGAGCGCGCATGGGCTGAACAAATCAGCTTACGTTTATGCTATGAACTTGAAAAACGACTATCGACAAAGAACCGTGCACATCGCCCATTATTGGATGAAATGCACGAGCGTTTAGCTGATAAGTTCTTTGTGAACTTCTCACTATTCCAATCATTGCCAGATGCATGGGGAATTGATCAAATCTTCCCAGTGCTACCACTTAGCAAGTTGGATAAAGAACCGGAACGTCGCGCTGTGATCTTAGATGTCACCTGTGACTCTGATGGTGCTATTGACCAGTACGTTGAAGGCCAAGGTATTGAAAGTACTCTAGCTGTCCCAACTTGGACCGACGAGTCGCCGTACCGCTTAGGCTTCTTCATGGTGGGTGCCTACCAAGAAGTACTTGGTAATATGCACAATTTGTTTGGTGATACCGATACTGCGATTGTTCGCTGTAACGAAGCTGGCAGCTATGACATTGAGCAAATCGTACGTGGTGACAGTGTCGGTGATGTATTACGTTATGTTCACCTTGATTCTGAACAATTCTTACATCAGTACGAGTTAATGGTGAAACAACATCTACCAGAAGATCAGCATGAAAGTATTTTGGCTGAACTGGCTGAAGGCTTGAAGGGTTACACCTACCTAGAGCAATAA
- the cydC gene encoding heme ABC transporter ATP-binding protein/permease CydC — MRDLLPYLKLYRKHWFGLTLGMLLGLGTVLAAMSLLTLSGWFISASAIAGLTIARETFNYMLPGAGVRGFSMARTAGRWGERVVSHNATFKLLADLRLFFFRKLTPLIPGRQTNLRDADLLNRLVADVDAMDHVYLRLISPLVIGVIGLISITAFLCYFDMVIGLTLGAVLLCLMLALPVIFYRLGKANGEALTMAKANYRVKLLDWLQGHAELLLFNAEKRYRQEAEQEQDSLLDAQRKMASLTGLANAILMASTGWTLVLITWIAADGVGGNLPDPFIALVAFATMASFEMMMPVAGAFQYLGQTLTSARRLNEIIEATPDTPFDPNGHQAVVRGDLTIDNISYTYYGSDQPVLNQVSVNLQAGQKLALLGRTGCGKSTLLQLLTRSWDPQQGSISIDGIALPQWHEASLRDAITVVSQRVDVFNGSLRENLLLAKPKATDDELAAALQQVGLEALLEDKALDTWLGEGGRQISGGERRRIGIARALLHDAPILLLDEPTEGLDRRTEQQILRLLMDHAKDKTVLFITHRLVGLDQMDHICLMDEGRIIEEGKHQALLEHNGRYTELWNRL; from the coding sequence ATGCGTGATTTACTCCCTTACCTAAAACTGTACCGTAAGCACTGGTTTGGTCTAACACTGGGTATGCTACTGGGCTTAGGTACGGTACTGGCGGCAATGAGCCTCTTAACCCTATCAGGCTGGTTTATTTCGGCATCTGCGATTGCCGGCTTAACCATTGCACGCGAAACCTTCAACTATATGTTACCTGGTGCGGGTGTTCGTGGGTTTTCCATGGCCAGAACCGCAGGCCGCTGGGGGGAGCGCGTTGTCAGTCACAATGCGACATTCAAGTTGCTGGCTGATTTACGCCTGTTCTTCTTTCGCAAGTTAACGCCTTTGATCCCGGGTCGCCAGACCAACCTGCGTGATGCGGATTTATTGAACCGCTTAGTGGCTGATGTCGACGCAATGGACCATGTCTATCTTCGCCTGATCAGCCCATTAGTGATTGGCGTGATTGGCTTAATATCGATTACCGCTTTCTTGTGCTATTTCGATATGGTTATTGGCCTAACGCTCGGCGCTGTCCTGCTGTGCTTGATGCTGGCCTTACCTGTTATCTTCTACCGATTAGGTAAAGCTAACGGCGAAGCCTTAACCATGGCAAAAGCAAACTACCGTGTGAAACTGCTTGATTGGCTACAAGGGCATGCCGAATTACTGCTGTTTAACGCGGAAAAGCGCTACCGCCAAGAAGCCGAGCAAGAACAAGACAGTCTGTTAGATGCCCAGCGAAAAATGGCATCACTGACAGGGTTAGCCAATGCAATTTTGATGGCCTCTACTGGGTGGACTTTAGTGCTGATCACCTGGATTGCCGCCGATGGTGTTGGCGGTAACCTACCAGATCCTTTCATCGCATTAGTTGCATTCGCCACTATGGCGAGCTTTGAAATGATGATGCCCGTTGCAGGTGCTTTCCAGTACTTAGGGCAAACCCTAACTTCGGCGCGTCGTTTAAATGAAATCATCGAAGCGACACCTGATACGCCGTTTGACCCTAATGGCCATCAAGCGGTTGTACGTGGTGATCTCACTATCGATAATATCAGCTACACCTATTACGGCAGTGATCAGCCTGTGCTTAACCAAGTGTCGGTTAACCTGCAAGCCGGTCAAAAACTGGCATTACTGGGCCGAACTGGCTGTGGTAAATCCACGCTATTACAGCTATTAACCCGTAGCTGGGATCCACAGCAAGGTAGCATCAGCATTGATGGCATCGCACTGCCACAATGGCATGAAGCTTCGCTACGTGATGCCATTACGGTTGTGAGCCAGCGTGTTGATGTCTTTAATGGTTCACTACGCGAAAACTTATTGTTAGCCAAGCCTAAAGCTACCGATGATGAATTGGCTGCCGCGCTACAGCAAGTTGGGCTTGAAGCTTTACTTGAAGATAAAGCGCTGGATACTTGGTTAGGTGAAGGAGGACGCCAAATATCGGGTGGTGAACGCCGCCGTATTGGTATTGCGCGTGCCTTATTGCACGATGCGCCTATCCTACTCTTGGATGAACCAACAGAAGGGCTAGACCGTCGTACAGAGCAACAAATTCTTCGTCTGCTAATGGATCATGCCAAAGATAAGACTGTGCTATTCATTACCCATCGACTTGTTGGCTTAGATCAAATGGACCACATTTGCTTAATGGATGAAGGCCGTATTATCGAAGAAGGTAAGCATCAAGCATTACTTGAACACAATGGTCGTTATACAGAATTGTGGAACCGCCTGTAA
- the lrp gene encoding leucine-responsive transcriptional regulator Lrp: MVDTKKKPSKELDRIDRNILNELQKDGRISNVELSKRVGLSPTPCLERVRRLERQAYISGYTALLNPQFLDASLLVFVEITLNRGTPDVFEEFNKSVQELEGIQECHLVSGDFDYLLKTRVCDMSAYRKLLGETLLRLPGVNDTRTYVVMEEVKQTNHLVIKTR; encoded by the coding sequence ATGGTAGATACCAAAAAGAAACCATCCAAGGAATTGGATCGCATTGACCGTAACATTCTGAACGAACTACAGAAAGATGGCCGAATTTCAAACGTTGAGCTGTCTAAACGTGTAGGTCTTTCACCAACACCGTGTCTTGAGCGTGTACGCCGTCTAGAGCGACAAGCTTATATCAGTGGCTATACAGCACTGTTGAATCCTCAATTCCTTGACGCGTCTTTATTGGTGTTCGTTGAGATTACACTTAACCGTGGCACACCAGATGTGTTTGAAGAGTTTAATAAGTCAGTACAAGAGCTTGAAGGCATTCAAGAATGTCACCTTGTATCTGGTGATTTTGACTACCTGCTAAAAACACGTGTGTGTGATATGTCTGCGTACCGTAAGTTACTGGGTGAAACCCTATTGCGCCTTCCAGGTGTGAATGACACGCGTACATACGTTGTTATGGAAGAAGTGAAGCAAACTAATCATCTTGTTATTAAAACACGTTAA
- the cydD gene encoding heme ABC transporter permease/ATP-binding protein CydD, with protein sequence MDKQLQRDLTKWLKSQSKLAKRWLMLSVGLGFISGLLLIGQAALLAHILHQLIIEHTDKSELVAHFIGLTAVVGLRAACSWGREVFGYRCGEQIRLHIRQLIMQRLHNLGPAYIKGKPAGAWASLVLEQVEEMQDFFSRYIPQMSIAVLVPFTILVVVFPLNWAAGLIFLITAPLVPLFMALVGLGAADANRRNFKALQRLSGHFFDRLQGLSTLRLFNRAEAEAENLHAASDVLRKRTMEVLRLAFLSSAVLEFFSAISVAMVAVYFGFTFIGELNFGTYGVPLSLFTGLFVLILAPEFYQPLRDLGTFYHAKAQAIGAAESIVEFLNAEADEMKQGTENLPSPETIEIEANALEVLSPEGQVLAGPLTFTIKPNEHIALVGPSGAGKTSLLNAILGFLPYRGSLKVNGIELKSLEHSQWRQAISWVGQNPMLVHGTVRDNITLGNPLATDEHVRQVTQQAYADEFINRLELGDQHIVGDRSGGLSVGQAQRIAVARAMLQNGAFWLLDEPTASLDANSERLVLDSLSIAVRGQTTLMVSHRLDQLSMMDRVFVMDNGQLVQDGHFDTIREQGLLAEMLANKDMRDLDA encoded by the coding sequence ATGGATAAACAATTACAACGCGATTTAACCAAATGGCTAAAATCACAAAGCAAACTTGCGAAACGCTGGTTAATGCTCAGTGTTGGCCTTGGTTTTATCTCTGGGTTGCTACTGATTGGACAAGCCGCTTTGTTGGCTCACATCCTTCATCAACTCATTATCGAACACACAGACAAGAGTGAATTGGTCGCTCATTTCATCGGCCTAACCGCGGTTGTTGGCTTGCGAGCAGCTTGTAGCTGGGGACGAGAAGTCTTTGGTTACCGTTGTGGTGAACAAATTCGTCTCCACATTCGCCAATTAATCATGCAACGGCTGCACAACTTAGGGCCTGCTTATATTAAAGGCAAGCCTGCGGGAGCATGGGCAAGTTTAGTGCTAGAGCAAGTGGAAGAGATGCAAGATTTCTTCTCTCGCTACATTCCACAAATGTCGATTGCCGTATTGGTACCTTTCACTATTTTGGTGGTGGTATTCCCGCTCAACTGGGCAGCTGGCTTAATCTTCCTAATTACCGCACCATTAGTACCTCTTTTCATGGCGCTAGTAGGATTGGGAGCCGCCGACGCTAACCGTCGTAACTTCAAAGCATTACAACGTTTATCGGGTCACTTTTTTGACCGCTTACAAGGCTTATCGACATTACGTTTATTCAACCGTGCTGAAGCCGAGGCAGAGAATCTGCATGCGGCATCGGATGTGCTGCGTAAGCGTACGATGGAAGTGCTGCGTCTTGCCTTCTTGTCTTCTGCTGTACTCGAGTTCTTCTCTGCCATTTCAGTGGCGATGGTGGCAGTCTACTTTGGCTTTACCTTCATCGGTGAACTTAATTTCGGCACCTATGGCGTACCGCTCAGCCTATTTACTGGGCTATTTGTGCTCATCCTAGCGCCTGAGTTCTACCAGCCGCTGCGTGATTTAGGCACCTTCTACCATGCTAAAGCGCAAGCAATCGGCGCCGCTGAATCTATTGTTGAATTCTTAAACGCTGAAGCCGATGAAATGAAGCAAGGTACGGAAAACCTACCGTCACCTGAAACCATAGAGATCGAAGCCAATGCACTGGAAGTACTGAGCCCTGAAGGGCAAGTGCTCGCAGGCCCACTCACCTTTACGATTAAGCCGAACGAGCATATTGCGCTTGTCGGCCCAAGTGGTGCAGGTAAAACCAGCTTACTGAATGCGATCTTAGGCTTCCTACCCTATCGTGGCAGCTTGAAAGTAAACGGTATTGAACTGAAATCCTTGGAGCACAGCCAATGGCGTCAAGCCATTAGCTGGGTAGGTCAAAACCCAATGCTGGTTCACGGTACCGTACGCGATAACATCACACTGGGTAACCCACTGGCAACCGATGAACACGTTCGCCAAGTGACCCAACAGGCCTATGCTGATGAATTCATCAATCGCTTAGAGTTAGGGGATCAGCACATTGTTGGCGATCGTTCTGGTGGTTTGTCTGTCGGTCAGGCCCAGCGTATAGCCGTTGCTCGTGCCATGTTACAAAACGGCGCATTTTGGTTACTTGATGAACCAACCGCAAGTCTGGATGCAAACAGCGAACGCCTTGTGCTCGATAGCTTATCCATTGCAGTTCGTGGCCAAACTACACTCATGGTGAGTCACCGCCTTGACCAACTCTCAATGATGGATCGTGTCTTTGTGATGGATAACGGTCAATTAGTGCAAGATGGCCACTTTGATACGATTCGTGAGCAAGGTCTACTTGCTGAAATGTTAGCGAACAAAGATATGAGGGATCTCGATGCGTGA
- the aat gene encoding leucyl/phenylalanyl-tRNA--protein transferase: MAIYLPELSLSTTQFPHPVRALDEPNGLLAFGGDLSPQRLLAAYQQGIFPWYSEGEPILWWSPAPRAVFCPDTFKPSKSLRKFARKSGYQITLNHACAEVIEQCAACRGPEETWIMPEMIAAYKAMHLQGYCHSVEVWLDDRLVGGLYGIQVGSVFCGESMFTLADNASKIALWYFIRHFNAHGGSLIDCQIMNDHLQSLGASTRDREPFLAHLSEAKNAILKSGCFTPQTIEMPTK, translated from the coding sequence ATGGCTATTTATTTACCTGAGTTGAGTTTATCTACAACTCAATTTCCGCACCCAGTTCGTGCTCTTGATGAACCGAATGGTTTACTTGCGTTCGGCGGCGATCTATCACCGCAACGTTTACTGGCCGCCTATCAACAAGGCATTTTTCCATGGTACTCAGAAGGTGAACCTATTTTATGGTGGAGCCCTGCACCTCGTGCAGTCTTTTGCCCCGACACTTTTAAGCCAAGTAAAAGCCTGCGTAAATTTGCTCGCAAGTCAGGTTACCAGATAACCCTGAACCACGCCTGTGCTGAAGTTATCGAACAATGTGCTGCTTGTCGCGGTCCAGAAGAAACTTGGATCATGCCAGAGATGATTGCCGCCTACAAAGCCATGCATTTACAAGGTTATTGCCACTCCGTCGAAGTCTGGCTTGACGACCGTTTAGTCGGTGGCTTATATGGCATCCAAGTTGGCTCTGTTTTTTGTGGCGAATCAATGTTTACTCTCGCAGACAATGCCTCAAAAATAGCACTCTGGTACTTCATTCGACATTTCAACGCTCATGGCGGTTCATTGATAGATTGCCAGATAATGAATGACCACTTGCAATCACTTGGTGCCAGCACACGGGATCGTGAACCATTTTTGGCACACCTGAGTGAAGCAAAAAATGCCATACTTAAGTCAGGCTGCTTCACCCCACAAACTATAGAGATGCCAACAAAGTAA
- a CDS encoding arginyltransferase, with product MNDLSFRIGLTPTSGCNYLPDQQEQLGVVIDQDWLNPHGYQLLIASGYRRSGKAIYKPMCTACQACVPLRVDCFLFSPSKSQKRQLNQMKKLRWEFKSELDPNWFALYEKYITARHADGSMYPPNKDHFFEFSTAEWMDSLFLHVYDGNKLIAIAVTDVFEHALSAVYSFFDPDSPLSLGTLCVLFQIQYSRNTGRRWLYPGYQIDDCKAMNYKVRFQPHQKLINGQWHSE from the coding sequence ATGAATGATCTAAGCTTTCGTATCGGACTCACTCCCACATCAGGTTGTAATTACCTTCCCGACCAACAAGAACAGCTTGGCGTGGTAATAGATCAAGATTGGTTAAATCCACATGGCTATCAGCTCTTAATTGCCTCAGGGTATCGCCGAAGTGGCAAAGCCATCTATAAGCCGATGTGTACCGCTTGCCAAGCCTGCGTGCCGTTACGTGTCGACTGCTTCTTATTTTCACCCTCTAAAAGTCAAAAGCGCCAACTCAACCAAATGAAAAAGCTGCGTTGGGAATTTAAGTCTGAACTCGACCCGAATTGGTTTGCCCTGTATGAAAAGTACATCACAGCGCGGCATGCTGATGGCTCCATGTACCCGCCCAACAAAGATCACTTCTTTGAGTTTAGTACTGCAGAGTGGATGGATAGCTTATTCCTACACGTTTATGACGGCAATAAACTCATCGCGATTGCGGTTACCGATGTATTCGAACATGCTTTGAGTGCTGTCTATAGCTTTTTCGACCCAGACTCCCCACTGTCTCTTGGGACACTCTGTGTACTATTCCAGATCCAGTATTCTCGCAATACGGGTCGACGCTGGCTTTATCCCGGCTACCAAATTGATGACTGTAAAGCGATGAATTACAAAGTGCGCTTTCAGCCTCACCAAAAACTCATCAATGGTCAATGGCATTCGGAATAA
- the infA gene encoding translation initiation factor IF-1 translates to MAKEDVIEMQGTVLDTLPNTMFRVELENGHVVTAHISGKMRKNYIRILTGDKVTVELTPYDLTKGRIVFRAR, encoded by the coding sequence ATGGCAAAAGAAGACGTAATTGAAATGCAAGGTACTGTACTTGATACACTACCTAACACAATGTTCCGCGTTGAGCTAGAAAACGGTCACGTTGTTACCGCTCACATCTCTGGTAAAATGCGCAAAAACTACATCCGTATTCTTACTGGCGACAAAGTAACTGTGGAACTGACTCCATACGACCTGACTAAAGGCCGTATCGTCTTCCGTGCTCGTTAA
- the ald gene encoding alanine dehydrogenase: protein MIIGVPKEIKNHEYRVGLTPASVRELVLLGHQVLIESNAAIGIGFVDADYQAVGASIISTAKEVFTRSEMIVKVKEPQAVERAMLREGQILFTYLHLAPDFPQTKELIQSKAICIAYETVTDKYGRLPLLAPMSEVAGRMSIQAGAQTLENSSGGRGLLLSGVPGVSPAKVVILGGGVVGSNAARMAVGMRADVTILDRNIDTLRALDCEFQGRAKVLYSTREAIDKLVPEADLIIGAVLIPGAAAPKLISAEHIDKMKAGSALVDVAIDQGGCFETSHPTTHTDPTFIVNGVVHYCVANMPGAVARTSTFALNNATLPYVITLAEKGYKKALLEDDGFINGMNVMYGKVTCKEVAEAFNLHFTDPSVAISMH, encoded by the coding sequence ATGATCATTGGTGTACCCAAAGAGATAAAGAATCACGAGTATCGGGTAGGGTTAACCCCTGCCAGCGTGCGTGAACTTGTACTACTCGGCCACCAGGTTCTCATTGAATCTAATGCAGCCATTGGTATCGGCTTTGTTGATGCTGACTACCAAGCTGTAGGTGCTTCCATTATTTCTACGGCTAAAGAAGTTTTTACCAGATCAGAGATGATTGTCAAAGTAAAAGAGCCTCAAGCAGTAGAAAGAGCTATGCTTCGCGAAGGACAGATACTTTTCACCTACCTCCACCTCGCCCCTGATTTTCCACAAACCAAAGAACTGATTCAAAGCAAAGCTATCTGCATCGCTTACGAAACAGTAACAGATAAATATGGCAGATTACCACTATTAGCACCTATGTCTGAGGTCGCTGGCAGAATGTCCATCCAAGCAGGTGCCCAAACACTAGAGAATTCTAGCGGTGGACGTGGATTATTATTAAGCGGCGTGCCCGGTGTTTCACCAGCGAAAGTTGTGATCTTAGGCGGTGGTGTGGTGGGTTCAAATGCAGCAAGAATGGCGGTTGGAATGCGTGCCGATGTAACCATTTTAGATCGAAACATTGACACACTTCGCGCCTTAGATTGTGAGTTTCAAGGCCGCGCAAAAGTGCTGTATTCAACCAGAGAAGCCATCGATAAATTGGTGCCAGAAGCCGATTTAATTATCGGGGCTGTGTTAATTCCAGGGGCTGCAGCACCCAAGCTAATATCAGCTGAGCATATAGATAAAATGAAGGCTGGCTCTGCCTTAGTGGATGTCGCCATCGATCAAGGTGGATGCTTTGAGACCTCTCATCCAACCACTCATACCGACCCAACATTTATTGTAAATGGCGTCGTACATTACTGTGTTGCGAACATGCCAGGGGCAGTTGCACGCACCTCAACATTTGCCTTAAACAATGCCACTCTTCCTTACGTTATTACACTCGCAGAAAAAGGCTATAAGAAAGCCTTGTTAGAAGACGATGGATTCATCAACGGCATGAATGTTATGTATGGCAAAGTCACCTGCAAAGAAGTCGCAGAAGCATTTAACTTACATTTCACCGACCCTAGCGTTGCTATAAGTATGCATTAA